A window from Fibrobacter sp. UWB11 encodes these proteins:
- a CDS encoding glycoside hydrolase family 9 protein translates to MLKKTFLAGLAVFGLAFTDAQAALSDDDYIEAAWMTTRFFGAQRSGQGPNWVLDGTNNPTSFTNEKYNGKDVSGGWFDCGDHVMYGQTQGYSSYVLALSFAEFTKGYYDLYTGDYTDYKASKDYTRKGGKPNDVRDLLEELRYEADFWVKAAIDENNFVTVKGNGNQDHNKWVTAGVMTKLGTGDGGEPREIKGNADDAYTPGMAAAMLAVMARIDPDESAREKYLKAAKTAFAYAKKHKGVTNSQGFYESSWWNGIWEDGPFLAATELYRTTKDESYKSEAQKYWDKIDFDKNSFTRFSYSDASPLSYILGEFIFGFNPLGDYAGVQNYLDKMYLDQVDSKGIYNKETGGAGKFPTRTPAGGAFLYSLYSKFAKDNSYDEAIEKNVAYLLGDNSNKKSYVVGFTRNGANAPTHPHHRGYYGNEDAGRDVNSMGGAPEKNKLLGGMIAGDFTSGSHSNSTAQWQVNEVCLDLNAPLVGALGYILSKKAPVEKIASDVEEPEEEKKPEEGIVAGRILNTNTFSLVRSTSSITINSANNAPFAVQVFGVSGKLEQELISDGHSLNISIQNKGLKIIKVSSKNATKTFKVNNY, encoded by the coding sequence ATGTTAAAAAAGACTTTTTTAGCAGGCCTTGCTGTATTTGGCCTCGCATTCACCGACGCCCAGGCTGCATTGAGCGACGACGATTACATCGAAGCCGCATGGATGACCACACGATTCTTTGGCGCCCAGCGTTCTGGCCAAGGTCCGAACTGGGTTCTCGACGGAACAAACAACCCCACCAGTTTCACGAACGAAAAATACAATGGCAAGGATGTCAGTGGTGGTTGGTTCGACTGCGGTGACCACGTGATGTACGGTCAAACCCAAGGCTATTCCTCTTACGTTTTGGCACTCAGCTTTGCAGAATTCACCAAGGGTTACTACGACCTTTATACCGGTGACTACACCGACTACAAGGCAAGCAAGGATTACACCCGCAAAGGCGGTAAACCGAATGACGTGCGCGACCTTTTGGAAGAACTCCGCTACGAAGCAGACTTTTGGGTTAAGGCAGCCATCGACGAAAACAACTTTGTGACCGTGAAGGGTAACGGCAATCAGGACCATAACAAATGGGTTACCGCAGGTGTCATGACCAAGCTCGGAACCGGCGATGGCGGTGAACCGCGCGAAATCAAAGGCAATGCGGACGACGCCTATACACCGGGCATGGCAGCCGCTATGCTTGCCGTTATGGCTCGTATCGACCCCGATGAAAGTGCTCGCGAAAAATACTTGAAGGCAGCAAAGACCGCATTTGCATACGCCAAGAAGCACAAAGGCGTTACGAACTCCCAAGGTTTCTATGAATCCAGTTGGTGGAACGGCATTTGGGAAGATGGTCCATTCCTTGCCGCAACAGAACTTTACCGTACGACCAAGGATGAATCCTACAAATCCGAAGCACAAAAATACTGGGACAAGATTGACTTCGACAAGAACAGCTTCACCCGCTTTAGCTATTCTGACGCAAGCCCGCTCTCTTACATCCTCGGTGAATTCATCTTTGGTTTCAACCCGCTAGGCGACTACGCCGGTGTGCAAAACTACCTCGACAAGATGTACCTCGATCAGGTAGACAGCAAGGGTATTTACAATAAAGAAACTGGTGGCGCAGGAAAGTTCCCGACCCGCACTCCGGCAGGCGGCGCATTCCTCTATTCACTTTACTCCAAATTTGCAAAGGACAATTCCTACGACGAAGCTATCGAAAAGAACGTCGCTTATCTTCTTGGTGACAACAGCAATAAGAAATCTTACGTTGTTGGCTTTACCCGCAACGGAGCCAACGCTCCGACGCATCCGCATCATCGTGGCTACTATGGCAACGAAGACGCAGGTCGCGATGTCAACAGCATGGGTGGCGCACCTGAAAAGAACAAACTTTTGGGCGGTATGATTGCAGGCGACTTCACAAGCGGAAGCCACAGCAATAGCACAGCCCAATGGCAGGTGAACGAAGTCTGCCTCGACTTGAACGCTCCGCTCGTTGGCGCACTCGGTTACATCTTGAGCAAGAAAGCCCCAGTCGAAAAGATCGCAAGCGATGTTGAAGAACCGGAAGAAGAAAAGAAACCTGAAGAAGGTATTGTTGCAGGCCGCATCCTGAATACAAACACATTCAGCCTCGTTCGCAGTACCTCATCCATTACAATAAACAGCGCAAACAATGCTCCATTCGCTGTTCAGGTCTTCGGAGTCTCCGGCAAGCTCGAACAAGAACTTATCAGTGATGGACACAGCCTGAATATCAGCATCCAGAACAAGGGCCTGAAGATCATCAAGGTTTCTTCCAAGAATGCAACCAAGACGTTCAAGGTGAATAATTACTAG
- a CDS encoding pectate lyase, translating into MKQIVSIFACAGFFAVANAQVSLQIASGALESAYAEWASDGSDSYNVYYSGAGASDVKVDAPLIRKYGSKFRVDVVGLKAGSYTLKVASVKGGKETASTTSKSLEVKAHDRAGFAFSNGHVPGAYNADGTLKSGAVVLYISESTKNTVKLDVVTSNKGAVTESVGLQNILTSFKKGYDKRPLVIRLLGNVTDPEVTDKGDITIDMGKKEGLSMTVEGIGNDATANGWGFRVKGTQDLEIRNIGIMNVDSDEGDNITLQQDNQYIWVHNNDFFYGHAGSDKDQVKGDGALDCKLSTYVTFSYNHFWDNGKSNLLGLKEGANGGYYITYHHNWYDHSDSRHPRVRYYSAHVYNNYYDGNAKYGAGSTLGSSVFMEANYFRNCKYPMMTSLQGTDVYASGTKRDPTNNGTFSKEAGGTIKAYNNHMEGSYTFIPYGASKYILKGKETAIGDIDSKVDFDAYVVSSREAQVPSSVKSYDGANTYNNFDTDKSIMYSYTADSPEQAVANVRAYAGRLQGGDFKWTFDNSVDDASSDVNQALKDALMAYKGSNGEVMEYSSSSSVIQSSSSSNVILSSSSEGSSNSSSSNVILSSSSEESSDSSSNEKVESSSSEGTMGFAKVMMTKPREIYYDARSASLVIGAADITRLDIIGVDGRRVNITDIKSVGDARVLDMSSLRAGVYIVRFLTPLGLQTMKFVKN; encoded by the coding sequence ATGAAACAAATTGTTTCTATTTTCGCATGTGCTGGCTTTTTTGCTGTGGCCAACGCACAGGTTTCTCTTCAGATAGCCTCTGGTGCTTTAGAATCGGCCTATGCCGAATGGGCATCTGACGGTTCCGATAGCTACAACGTCTATTATTCGGGCGCTGGAGCTAGCGATGTCAAGGTAGATGCTCCGCTCATCCGCAAATACGGTTCCAAGTTCCGTGTCGACGTGGTCGGCCTCAAGGCGGGTAGTTACACGCTCAAGGTGGCGTCTGTAAAAGGCGGCAAAGAGACTGCTTCGACCACATCCAAATCGTTAGAAGTCAAGGCGCATGACCGTGCTGGATTCGCGTTTAGCAACGGACATGTTCCGGGCGCCTATAACGCAGACGGTACGCTCAAATCGGGAGCTGTCGTCCTCTACATTTCGGAATCGACGAAGAACACGGTCAAGCTGGATGTCGTCACGAGCAACAAGGGCGCCGTTACGGAAAGTGTGGGCCTCCAAAATATCTTAACTTCGTTCAAGAAGGGCTATGATAAGCGCCCGCTGGTGATTCGTCTCCTGGGAAATGTGACGGACCCCGAAGTGACCGACAAGGGCGACATCACCATCGATATGGGCAAAAAAGAGGGCCTTTCGATGACTGTTGAAGGCATCGGTAATGATGCGACTGCAAATGGCTGGGGTTTCCGCGTCAAAGGAACCCAGGATTTGGAAATCCGAAACATCGGCATTATGAATGTTGATTCCGACGAAGGCGACAACATCACGCTCCAGCAGGATAACCAGTATATCTGGGTCCACAACAATGACTTTTTCTACGGCCATGCGGGTAGCGACAAGGACCAGGTCAAGGGCGATGGCGCCTTGGATTGCAAGCTATCGACTTATGTGACCTTTAGCTACAACCATTTCTGGGATAATGGCAAGTCCAATTTGCTCGGCCTTAAGGAAGGTGCCAATGGGGGCTATTACATCACGTATCACCATAACTGGTACGATCACTCCGATAGCCGTCATCCGCGTGTGCGTTACTACAGCGCTCATGTGTACAACAACTATTACGATGGCAATGCCAAGTACGGCGCAGGCTCTACGCTGGGCTCTTCCGTGTTCATGGAAGCAAACTACTTCCGCAATTGCAAATATCCGATGATGACCTCGTTGCAGGGAACCGACGTCTATGCGAGCGGCACCAAGCGCGATCCGACCAATAACGGTACGTTCAGCAAGGAAGCGGGCGGTACAATCAAGGCTTACAATAACCACATGGAAGGCTCTTACACGTTTATTCCGTATGGCGCAAGCAAATACATTTTGAAGGGTAAAGAAACTGCAATTGGCGATATTGATTCTAAGGTCGATTTTGACGCTTATGTTGTAAGCAGTCGCGAAGCTCAGGTGCCGTCTAGCGTTAAGTCTTACGATGGCGCAAATACGTATAACAACTTCGATACGGACAAGTCTATCATGTACAGCTACACGGCTGATTCTCCGGAACAGGCTGTTGCGAATGTGCGTGCCTACGCTGGCCGTTTGCAGGGTGGCGATTTCAAGTGGACCTTTGACAATTCTGTTGACGATGCCTCTTCGGACGTGAACCAAGCGCTCAAAGATGCGCTCATGGCATACAAGGGTAGCAATGGGGAAGTGATGGAATATTCTTCCTCTTCTAGCGTCATACAGAGTTCATCCTCTTCTAACGTCATCCTGAGCTCATCGAGCGAAGGATCCAGTAACAGTTCTTCTTCCAACGTCATTCTGAGTTCCTCGAGCGAAGAATCCAGTGACAGTTCCAGCAACGAAAAGGTCGAAAGTTCGAGTTCAGAAGGGACGATGGGCTTTGCGAAAGTTATGATGACGAAGCCTCGCGAAATTTATTATGATGCCCGTTCTGCAAGCCTTGTTATAGGTGCCGCAGACATCACCCGTTTGGATATCATCGGTGTTGATGGCCGCCGAGTCAATATTACAGACATCAAGAGCGTAGGCGATGCCCGTGTGCTTGACATGAGCTCGCTCCGTGCAGGGGTCTACATCGTCCGATTCTTGACGCCTCTTGGATTGCAGACCATGAAGTTCGTGAAGAACTAG
- a CDS encoding cellulase family glycosylhydrolase, which translates to MKKVFALLTCAAVTSAMAVTASRVGPVSTYGELKANGGKLSGSCPEYANKAVQVKGMSLFWSSGNTYSTDFYSEKGINRLVDDMGIEVVRFALGAADEKFNSSGRSYTTGGEGFQKALLKSVVNAAVDKDIYVIIDWHIESSDGFTNDAVKFFEYAAQEYGKYNNVIFEIWNEPTGSMDAVKQHADQVIPVIRKYSDNLILVGSPGWSSQPDNCANAGINDKNYGCTLHFYAATHRMGDGGYNKAAESAMGKGVPVFATEWGTVNANGDGQPDEGSSNQWVEWMAQKGVSWTNWNASAMNETSAAFANAVFENGFTYTNSGKYVKSKLGGASYKDCGLQNGDAEEQSGFSTGVANGASTSILDDLEDGDRYGYLGGAWAAVEDQENGGASSISNEKIEDDFGNTTYKVVYPVSGDNKNTSKYVAALKDVKIGKGSLTYGPYIKMFLTLLKEPAKDSPKAYADFSKCKTIKYKYKGASHNFAIETTDVTDYNYHRVNKDASEGWKEVEITTDMLKQETWGDDSRSKPIKMENATRLSWEIKGLEKVPDDMNQPKYPYLYVDDVKCDGLSFTAVSGGASENPKSSSSAAVGQSSSSVVAGSSSSAKATSSSSAIVPGSSATITYKTVVDIDDVEDLDEVLKTKGTWYAYTDKEPGGKSSISNVYDQQLGGYVVAFPGTQDPTNGTKGFVGLKDISWDQGTYTEAPFVALGLNTNADTSKGIDLSKCGAISYRYKGSAHTFKVQDGSVTDYAYHEYPLDDSQDWKTMVINVEDIAQPNWTQDPKDLNWGAIKKMAWEVIGYKGIVYQPTINYLYVDDLKCVEVPKVGFKTVARAASGIKVGIKGNMLNVNFKQAGEARIQVFDMMGHVVESHVDYMSAGVHQVSLKNLSNGNYVVRVMMNGSAKTARISIK; encoded by the coding sequence ATGAAAAAAGTCTTCGCATTATTGACGTGCGCTGCCGTGACCTCTGCTATGGCAGTGACTGCAAGCCGTGTTGGCCCCGTAAGCACGTACGGTGAACTTAAGGCTAATGGTGGCAAGCTTTCGGGTTCCTGCCCTGAATACGCAAACAAGGCTGTCCAGGTGAAGGGCATGAGCCTCTTCTGGAGCTCGGGCAATACCTATTCTACCGACTTCTACTCTGAAAAGGGCATCAACCGCTTGGTTGACGACATGGGTATCGAAGTTGTGCGTTTTGCTCTTGGTGCCGCTGACGAAAAGTTCAACAGCTCGGGCCGTTCTTACACGACGGGTGGCGAAGGCTTCCAGAAGGCTTTGCTCAAGTCCGTAGTGAACGCTGCTGTCGATAAGGACATTTACGTCATCATTGACTGGCACATCGAATCTTCTGATGGCTTTACTAACGATGCTGTCAAGTTCTTCGAATATGCAGCCCAGGAATACGGCAAGTACAACAACGTGATTTTCGAAATTTGGAACGAACCGACCGGTAGCATGGATGCCGTGAAGCAGCATGCCGATCAGGTGATTCCGGTTATCCGTAAGTATTCCGACAACCTCATCCTCGTGGGTAGCCCGGGATGGTCTAGCCAGCCGGATAACTGCGCTAACGCAGGTATCAACGACAAGAACTATGGCTGCACGCTCCACTTCTACGCAGCAACGCACAGAATGGGCGATGGCGGCTATAACAAGGCTGCGGAATCTGCAATGGGTAAGGGCGTTCCCGTGTTCGCTACCGAATGGGGTACCGTCAATGCCAATGGTGATGGCCAGCCGGATGAAGGCTCCAGTAACCAGTGGGTAGAATGGATGGCTCAGAAGGGCGTGTCCTGGACGAACTGGAACGCTTCTGCTATGAACGAAACTTCTGCTGCATTTGCTAATGCCGTGTTCGAAAACGGTTTCACCTACACCAATTCTGGTAAGTACGTCAAGAGCAAGCTCGGTGGCGCATCTTATAAGGATTGCGGCCTCCAGAATGGTGATGCCGAAGAACAGTCTGGCTTCTCTACGGGTGTCGCAAACGGTGCTTCGACTTCTATCCTCGATGACTTGGAAGATGGCGACCGTTATGGTTACCTCGGTGGCGCTTGGGCTGCTGTTGAAGACCAGGAAAATGGCGGTGCAAGCTCCATTTCTAACGAAAAGATTGAAGATGACTTTGGCAACACGACCTATAAGGTTGTCTACCCGGTCAGCGGCGACAACAAGAATACGTCCAAGTATGTTGCAGCCCTTAAGGATGTAAAGATTGGTAAGGGTTCCCTTACTTACGGTCCGTACATCAAGATGTTCCTCACGCTTTTGAAGGAACCGGCAAAGGATTCTCCGAAGGCTTATGCAGACTTCTCCAAGTGCAAGACCATCAAGTACAAGTACAAGGGAGCAAGCCATAACTTCGCTATCGAAACGACCGATGTTACTGACTACAACTATCATCGCGTGAACAAGGACGCTTCTGAAGGTTGGAAGGAAGTCGAAATTACGACGGACATGTTGAAGCAGGAAACTTGGGGTGATGATTCTCGCTCTAAGCCGATCAAGATGGAAAATGCAACTCGTCTTTCTTGGGAAATCAAGGGCCTCGAAAAGGTTCCGGACGATATGAACCAACCCAAGTATCCGTACCTCTATGTGGATGACGTGAAGTGCGACGGTCTTTCCTTCACTGCCGTTAGCGGTGGTGCTAGCGAAAATCCGAAGTCCTCTTCTAGTGCTGCAGTTGGTCAGAGCTCTTCTTCTGTTGTTGCTGGTTCTTCTAGCAGCGCAAAGGCAACTTCTTCTTCTAGCGCAATCGTTCCGGGTTCTTCTGCTACGATTACCTACAAGACTGTTGTCGATATCGACGACGTCGAAGATCTTGATGAAGTTCTCAAGACAAAGGGTACCTGGTATGCTTACACGGATAAGGAACCGGGTGGAAAGTCCTCTATTTCTAACGTCTATGACCAACAGCTTGGCGGTTATGTGGTTGCCTTCCCGGGTACACAAGATCCGACGAATGGTACCAAGGGCTTTGTTGGCTTGAAGGACATCAGTTGGGATCAGGGAACCTACACGGAAGCTCCGTTCGTGGCTCTCGGCCTCAATACCAATGCTGATACCTCCAAGGGTATTGACTTGAGCAAGTGCGGTGCTATCAGCTACCGTTACAAGGGATCCGCTCATACCTTCAAGGTTCAGGATGGTTCTGTGACGGACTACGCTTACCACGAATATCCACTTGATGATTCCCAGGATTGGAAGACCATGGTCATCAATGTCGAAGACATTGCTCAGCCGAACTGGACTCAAGATCCGAAGGACCTCAATTGGGGTGCTATCAAGAAGATGGCTTGGGAAGTCATTGGCTACAAGGGCATTGTTTATCAGCCGACAATCAACTACCTCTATGTGGACGACCTCAAGTGCGTCGAAGTCCCGAAGGTCGGCTTCAAGACGGTTGCACGCGCTGCTAGCGGCATCAAGGTTGGCATCAAGGGCAACATGCTCAATGTGAACTTCAAGCAGGCTGGTGAAGCTCGTATCCAGGTGTTCGATATGATGGGTCATGTTGTCGAAAGCCATGTTGATTATATGAGCGCTGGCGTTCATCAGGTTTCTCTCAAGAACCTGAGCAACGGCAACTATGTCGTGCGTGTCATGATGAATGGCTCTGCAAAGACTGCTCGTATCTCTATCAAGTAA